In the Azospirillum ramasamyi genome, one interval contains:
- a CDS encoding GntR family transcriptional regulator, with product MSFKAKAYQSLRQAITQMNIYGQSSEIRLDERRLCEALGVSRTPVREAMALLEQEGFIRSQPRRGIFVVRKTKAELVEMITVCAALEGMAARLFVENATTEKLELLHAAFDKYTKAELAEHVAEYSDANIVFHQSIVQASGSALISDLTDRFFIHMRAIRRATMGLGDRADQSIHEHRDIIEALAARDADLAERRVREHTLGLAQYVERHCAFLD from the coding sequence ATGAGCTTCAAGGCCAAAGCCTACCAGTCGCTGCGACAGGCCATCACGCAGATGAACATCTACGGCCAGAGCAGCGAGATCAGGTTGGACGAACGCCGGCTGTGCGAAGCGTTGGGTGTCAGCCGCACCCCGGTGCGCGAAGCGATGGCGCTGCTGGAACAGGAGGGGTTCATCCGCTCCCAACCGCGGCGCGGGATCTTCGTGGTGCGCAAGACGAAGGCCGAACTGGTGGAGATGATCACGGTGTGTGCCGCCCTGGAAGGCATGGCGGCACGCCTGTTCGTCGAAAACGCCACCACGGAGAAGCTGGAACTCCTGCACGCCGCGTTCGACAAATACACGAAAGCCGAGTTGGCGGAACACGTCGCCGAGTATTCCGACGCCAACATCGTCTTCCATCAAAGCATCGTCCAGGCTTCGGGCTCCGCGTTGATCTCGGATCTGACCGATCGCTTCTTCATCCATATGCGTGCGATCCGCCGCGCGACAATGGGCCTCGGCGATCGTGCCGACCAGTCCATCCACGAGCATCGGGACATCATCGAGGCGCTGGCCGCGCGCGATGCCGATCTCGCGGAACGTCGGGTGCGGGAACACACGCTCGGTCTCGCACAGTACGTGGAACGGCATTGCGCCTTCCTCGACTAA